In Pseudomonas sp. R76, one genomic interval encodes:
- a CDS encoding ABC transporter permease produces the protein MPGWLLGLSGLAGLLFLWWLGVKVFGDADGLSARFSLAATFSSLWELLGRGELYVHIAVSLKRIFVGLFLALLVGVPLGLLVGSSRNLEAATTPAFQFLRMISPLSWMPIVVMLMGVGDQPIYFLLAFAAVWPIMLNTAAGVRQLDPRWLQLSKSLSATRWETLRRVIIPGVVGHVLTGVRLAIGILWIVLVPCEMLGVSAGLGYYILDTRDRLAYSELMAMVLLIGLLGFALDAFARWLHQRWVHAG, from the coding sequence ATCCCGGGCTGGTTGCTGGGGCTGAGTGGCTTGGCAGGCTTGCTGTTTTTATGGTGGCTGGGGGTGAAGGTGTTTGGCGATGCCGACGGGTTGTCGGCGCGCTTCTCACTGGCGGCGACCTTCAGCAGCCTGTGGGAACTGCTCGGGCGCGGCGAGCTGTATGTGCATATCGCGGTGAGCCTGAAACGCATCTTCGTCGGGTTATTCCTGGCGTTGCTGGTGGGCGTGCCGCTGGGGTTGCTGGTGGGCAGTTCGCGCAACCTGGAGGCGGCAACCACGCCGGCTTTCCAGTTTCTGCGGATGATTTCACCGCTGTCGTGGATGCCCATCGTGGTGATGTTGATGGGCGTCGGCGACCAGCCTATCTACTTCCTGCTGGCCTTTGCTGCGGTGTGGCCGATCATGCTCAATACCGCTGCGGGCGTGCGTCAGCTGGACCCGCGTTGGTTGCAATTGAGCAAGAGCTTGAGTGCAACACGCTGGGAAACCCTGCGTCGGGTGATTATTCCCGGCGTTGTGGGGCATGTGCTGACCGGCGTGCGCCTGGCCATCGGCATTTTGTGGATTGTGCTGGTGCCGTGCGAAATGCTCGGGGTCAGTGCGGGGCTGGGGTATTACATCCTCGACACGCGTGACCGTCTGGCGTATTCAGAGTTGATGGCGATGGTGCTGTTGATCGGGCTGCTGGGCTTTGCTCTTGACGCATTTGCACGGTGGTTGCACCAGCGCTGGGTGCACGCGGGCTGA